CACCGCGCAGGTGTCGACGAGCCCCGAGTAGTGCACGTCCGAGAACGACTGCCGCACGGCCTCGCCGAGCATCTGCCGCGCCGACTCGAGGGCGCCGCAGCCCCACGCGCCGATGAAGCCGCAGAAGCGCAGCAGGTCGGCGCTGTCGATCTGCGGCTGCTCGCCGAGCGACGCGAACGACTCGGCGTACTCCGCCACCTGAACCGCGTCCTCCTGCCGCCCGCGCTGCGCGAGGATCAGCGACGAGATCGCGCGTCCGAAGGTGCGCTCCCACTCGATCGGCATCGTGCCGAAGCGGCCGGGATCCGGCACCAGCTCGGCCGCTTCGCGCAGGCGTCCCGAGCGTCCCAGGAAGAGCACGCGGGCGTTGCGCACGATCTCCACCACGCGCGCGTCGGCCTCGGCGAACTCCCGTTCGAGCTCGTCGAGCAGCACCTCGGCGCCCTCGGCGTCCTCCCGGTCGAGCGTGAGGTGCTCGACGAGCGCGAGCCGCAGCTTCGCGCGCAGCAGCGCGGGCACACCCGAGACGCGTCGCGTGCGTTCGACCGCGGTGCGCACGTGGTCGAGGGCCTCGGCGAGACGGGCGCGATCCCCGATGAAGCGCGCGATCTGGCTCGCCTGCTGTGCGCCGATGGTCAGCTGCAGGGTGGACGCGTCGGGGTGCGCGGCGACCGCGAGCGCGACGCGCAGCCGCAGCTGCAGCTCGTGCCCGCTGCGCAGGATCTCGAGCGCCTCCCACAGCCAGCCGAGGGGCACGCTGCGATCGGCGTCGAGCCCCATCGCCACCATGCGGAACAGCAGGCGGGGCGAGCGGTACGGATCCTCGGACCCCAGCTCGTCGTGCAGCGCGTCGAACAGCTGATTGCTCACCTCGACCAGACGCGCGGGGGTCATCTGCTCCCGCACCGCCTTGGTGAGCAGCTGGTGCTTGAGGCTGAGCGTCAGCCGGCCGCTCGGCCCGGTGCCCGCGACCAGCAGTCCCTGCTCGGTGAGGTGCGCCACGTGCACCGGGTCGAGCAGCTGGATGAAGGCGTTCTCGAACATGGGCTCGACGTGCGCGACCAGCTCGAGCGTGCGCAGTTCGGCTGCGGTGCACGTGCTGTGCAGGAACTCGCGGAACTCCGTCGGCACCGCCTCGGCGCCCGGCAGCTCGTAGACGACTCCCCGCTTGCGGCCCACGAGGCCGCGACGGTCGAGGGTGAGCGCGAGCAGCGTGAGCGACAGCGAGTTGCCCTCGGTCACCCGGTACCAGCGGCGCAGCGTCTGCAGTTCGACGTACTCGGCCCCGAGCAGCTGCACGATGAAGCGCTGCGCCTCGGCCACCGAGAGCGGGGGCACGGAGATCTTGCGCACCTGGGGGTCGCGGGCGAGCTGACCCGCGGCGCCGCTGAGCTGGCGGGTGGTGCCGACGACGCGGATCCGATGCGAACGCACGAGCCGGTCGAGCATCATGGACGCCATCGGCGAGTACTGGTCGAGGCCCTGCGCGATGAGCAGCGGCGTGCCGTTCTCGCTGTCGCGCTCGACCGCCTCGATGAGCCGGGCGGCCAGCACCTCGGGCTCCTCGATGTTGAAGTGGTCGCTGTTCTCGAGCGCGTCGGAGGCGCCGAAGAGTTCGGGGAAGTGGAAGCCGAAGTGGGTGGCGATACCCGTGAGCGGGCTCGGCGGCGGCTCCAGCGCGATCACCGAGACCGGCTCGCCGAGCCGTCCCGCCAGGGCGCCCGCCGCCTCCTGGGCGAGCCGGTTCTTGCCCGTTCCGGCCTCGCCGATCAGCAGTGCGACGCTGCCGGGCGGCCCGAGGGCCTCCAGCAGCATCTCGAGACGTTCGGGAGTGCTGCTCTCCTCGACCGTCGCGCGCGATTCAGCTGAGATCGTGAATTCGCGCTCCACCCCGTCTGCATTGAATAGTTCCATCACTCGACTCCCCCAGGGGAGCCAGTCGGCCCCCACTGCCGCCCGAAAGCCCCCTCAGAGTAGGCCGAGTTTTTTCACCCTGCACTCGACATTACGTGTTTCGCACGTACGTAAGTCTCCGCCCGGAACTCGCGACACGTCAATGGGGGTTTTGGGAAATTGTTAACTATGTGATAAATGCGTCATGCTTTCGCAGCCAACGGTGGGCGGACATGCAAAGATGAGGGCCCGGTCATCACGATTCGAAGGAGAGTCATGGCCCAGCACGCAGACAGCGGCGAGGGGGCCGCGAGCGCCGAGCAGGCCGGCTCCGCCGCCGCGCGCGAGGCGGCGTCGCACCGCCCCGCTCACGCGGCGGGCTCCGCGCGGCCTCCCGCGGCCCTCGTGATCCTCAGCTCCGTGAAGTGGAACTTCGCCTGGCAGCGCCACCACTCGCTCGCTCGCGCGGCGGCGGCGTCGGGCACGGCGGTCGTGTTCGTCGAGCCGCAGCTCAGAGACGCGCGGCAGGTCGTGGCCCGGCTGCGGCGCGGCAGCGGTGCCGCTCCCCCGACGCAGCAGGTGCCCGAGGGCGTGCGGATCCTGCGCTGGTCGCCGGTCGACCTGCTGCCCGGCGCGACCCTGCGCCGCATCCGTCGGCTGCTGGGCTCCGCTGCGGCCGACGAGACGATGGTGCTGCAGTACGTGCCCTCGCGACGAGGTCTGGCGCTGGCCCGGCGGCTCGGCCGGGGCCGGCACGTCTACGACCGCGTGCTCGACTGGTCGAGGGTGCCCGCGAACTGGTTCCCGCCGCGCGGCTGGCGCCGGGTCGAGAACGCCCTCGAGCGCGAGGCGCGCCTCGTCACCGACTCCGCCGCCATGCAACGGAAGTGGGCCGAGCGAGGCCTCGACTCGATCCTCGTGCTGCCCGCCGCCGACGACGAGTTCACCCGGCACCCCTGGTCGAGCCCGCGCGCCGACGCCCCGATCGGCTACTTCGGCACGGTGCAGGAGGGCATCATCGACCTGCCCGCCGTCGCCGCCGTCGCGCGGGCGCACCCCGTCGAGGTCGTGGGCGAGGTCGACGAGGCCTCGCGGGCCGTGCTGCGCGATGCCGGCGCGATTCTCGCCGCTCCGGTGCCCGTCGCCGAGCTGCCGCCGATCATCGACCGCTGGAGCGCGATCCTGCTCCCCTACCGCGTGGGCGACCGCAGGGAGACCCTCGTGCCGGCGAAGATCTGGAACTCGCTCGCCAGCCGTCGCCCGGTGCTCACCCTCGGGCTGGCGCTCCCCGACGGGATCGCGCAGCACACCGTGCCGCTCGACGACGCGGCATCGGTCGCCGAGGCGGCGATCGCCGCGATCGAACGCGGCGGCGACGCGGCCCCCCAGCGGGTGCCCACCTGGGCCGACGCGTGGCGCCGGATCGTCGAATTCGCCTCGCCGATCGCCTGACGCCCTTGCATCCGCACGGGCGAGGCACCACGATGAGAGCATGAACTCCTCGCCGCTCCACGCCGTCCCCGACCGCAGCACCGCCATCGACGTCGACTTCGAGAACAGCGCCGAAGACCCCGCCTTCACCCTCTTCGCGGTGTTCCGCGTCAGCTCGTCGCACCCCGTCACGATCGACGGCCGCGACGTGCCGGACGCGGTGCAGGAGCTCGAGGGCGTGGTCGAGGTCATCGAGGAGGAGGGCGTCGCCCTGCGCGGCTGGTACGACGTCAGCGGCATGCGGTCCGACGCCGACCTCATGGTCTGGCTGCACGGCACTGCGGCCGAGGATCTGCAGTGGGCCCTGCGCGAGCTGCGCCGCTCGACGCTGCTCAGCCCGCTCATCCGCACGTGGAGCGCCGTCGGCGTGCACCGCGACGCCGAGTTCAACCGCGGCCATCTGCCGGGCTTCGTGCGCGGCGTGCCGGCTCAGCAGTGGCTCGCCGTCTACCCGTTCGTGCGGTCGCCTGAATGGTACCTGCTGCCTCCCGAGGATCGGCGCACAATGCTCGCCGAGCACGGCCGCGCGGGCGCGCAGCACGCGGGCGTCGTGTCGAACACGGTGTCGGCCTTCGCACTCGGCGACTACGAGTGGCTGCTGCCGATGGAGGCCGACGACCTCACCGAGCTGGTGGACATGATGCGGGATCTGCGCGGCGTGGACGCCCGCAACTACGTGCACCTCGAGACCCCGTTCTACACGGGTCGGCGCATCGAGACCGTCGAGATCGTCGAGGTGCTGCAGTAGCGACTGCGCTCCGCCCCGAGCGGGGTGAGTAGGAATCACGGCTTTTGTCCGCCCCCGCCGGGCACGCGACCTACCATCTGGCGTGTGGGAGCATTCGCAGTACAGCAGCAGACGGCCGTGCGCCCCGGCGCCAAGGCCGGGTACATGCACGAGATCGACGGTGTGCGCGGCATCGCGCTCACGCTCGTCATGCTGTTCCACGTCTTCGGCAACGGCCGGGTCTCGGGCGGGGTCGACGTCTTCCTCGTGCTGTCGGCCTACTTCCTCACGCGCAAGCTGCTCGGCTACTTCGACCGGCCCGAGCCGGGCGGCGGGCGCAAGCGACCTGCGGCCTGGCTGCGCAAGCACTTCATCGGCGTCTCGACGCGGCTGATCCCGAGCTCGGTCATCGTGCTCTCCGCGGTGCTGATCGGCACCTGGCTGTGGGTTCCGGCGACCCGGTACCTGCAGACCTTCCGCGAGGTGTTCGCCTCGGCGCTGTATTACGAGAACTGGGAGCTCATCTCGTCGCAGCTCTCGTACGGCGCCGCGGGGCCCGATTCGAGCCCCGTGCAGCATTTCTGGTCGCTGGCCGTGCAGGGGCAGTTCTTCCTGGTCTGGCCGTTCCTGGCGCTCGCGCTCTACGCGGCCTTCGGGCGCCGCAGGGGCGCCGGCGCCGGCGATGCCCGTGCCGCGGGTGCGGGCGGCTTCTCGTTCCGAGCGGTGTTCCTCGCGACGACCGTCGTGCTGACGGTCGTGTCGTTCGTCTGGGCGCTCATCCTGGTCGATGCCGATCAGACCGTCGCCTACTTCAACACGTTCAGCCGGTTCTGGGAGCTGGGTGCGGGGGCGCTGATCGCGTTCATCCCCGCTGCCTTCTGCGCTCGGTCGTGGGTGCGGGAGGGCGGCATCTGGGTCGGGCTCGGCATGATCCTCGTGTGCGGCTTCATCTTCGACGGCGCGCGCGAGTTCCCGGGGGTGCCGGCCCTCTGGCCGGTGGGGGCGTCGCTGCTCGTGCTCTTCGGCGCGACTCGCGGCGCCCCCGACGGGTGGGCCGCGCGGGCGCTCAGCGTGGGCCCCGTCAAGTTCCTCGCCAGGATCACCTACCAGCTGTACCTCTGGCACTGGCCCGTGCTGGTCTTCACCATGCGCGCGCGGGACGAGACGTCGGTGGGCTGGGACGTCGCGATCTTCGTGGCGGCCGTGTCGTTCGTGCTCTCGATCCTCACCGAGCGGCTCGTCTCGTCGGTCTCGCGACGATCGCTGCAGGAGTGGTCGTGGCCGCGGGCCGCCGCCGTGCCCCTGGTGCCCCTCATGCTGCTCTCGACGGTGACCGTGGGGTGGGCGCAGGCCGTGAACCAGCAGCGCAAGGCGGATCTCGCGGCGGCCGCTCAGCTCTCGCCCGAGCAGGTCGGGGCGGGCGCGCTCGCCGGCCCGCACCCGGCGGTGCGGGTCGATCCCGAGGCGCGCTTCCTGCCCACGCCCACATCGGCCTTCATCGATCTCGCCCCGATCTACCACGAGGGCTGCATCCAGTCGCACCGCGACGAGCCCGGGGCGGGCGAGGTGCTGGTCTGCGACGTCGACGACTTCGGCGCCGAGCGCACGGTGGTGCTCACCGGCGGGTCGTTCTCGGTGCAGTGGTATCCCGCGCTGCGCAGCATCGCCGAGCAGCACCACTGGCGCCTGATCGTCATCGAGAAGGACGGCTGCCGGCTCACCACCGAGCAGACCGGGGACACCTGCAGCGACTGGAACGGCGACGTCATCCGCACGATCGCGTCGTATGATCCCGACCTCGTCTTCACTCTCGGCAGCGTCGTCTCCTTCGAGGCGGACACCCCGGAGGAGATTCCGACGGGCATGGTCGAGCAGGTCGAGAAGCTCGGCGAGCTCGGCATCGAGGTGGTGGGGATCCGGGGCACCCCGAAGTTCCCCTTCGACGTGCCCGAGTGCCTCGTCGAGCACGGGGGCGATCCCGAGGCCTGCTCCCTGCCCCGGTCGCAGAAGCTCGCCTCCGACTTCTTCGAGACGCTGGCGGCCGATCTGCCGGCGAACCTCAGCATCCTCGACCTCTCCGACGCGCTGTGCGGGCCGGCCGTCTGCGAGCCGATCGTCGGCAACGTGCTCGTCTACCGCGATGACGGGCACATGACGAGCACCTACGCCCGCACCACCGAGCCGGCGCTGCTCGAGGCGCTGCGCGAGGCGGAGCCGCAGCTCTTCTCGACACAGCCCGCGACGAGCTGACGCGCGCGGTCGTTCCGCGCGGGCGGGAGCGACCGCGCGCGTCAGTTCGAGTGCGAGGGGGCGCTGGGCGGGGGCGGGGCGGCCTCGGGGATCCCCGCTTCGCGCAGCAGACGCCTGTCGCGGGCGGCGACGCAGACGCGCAGCAGCACCGCGAGGCCCACGCCGACGCCGGCGCCGGTCGTGTTCGCGACCACGTCGAGCACGCTGGCGAACCGCTCGGGCAGCAGTGCGAACTGCGCGATCTCGACCGCCGCCGAGAACCCCGCGCCGAGCAGCGCGGCGAGCCAGGCGCGGCCGAGCGGCAGCAGCAGCGCCGCGAAGAATCCGAGCGGCACGAACATCACGATGTTCGCGGTGAACTCGAGCTCCGCGTAGCCGAACCTCTCGGGCACGCCGAGGCCGTGCAGCAGAGCGAGCGCCTCCCGCACCAGCGCCCGGTGGCCGCGATCGACGGGAGCCGGGTTCAGTGTGACCGCCGTCACGAGCGTCGCTCCGGCGAGCAGGCCGAGGATCCCGGCCCACACTCGGGCGGTGACCGCCGGCCGGCGCGGGGCGACCGCGGATCGAGTCGCGGGCGGGGCGGCGCCGCTCACCGCCAGGGGCGGTGCGTCGGCGCCGTCGCCCGACACGGGGTCACAACCCCGAGTAGGCGTGCAGGCCCTTGAAGAAGACGTTCACGATCGTGAAGTTGAAGATCACCGCGGCGTAGGCGATGACGTTCAGCCACGCCGAGCGGGTGCCGCGCCAGCCGCGCGTCGCACGCGCGTGGATGAAGCCGGCGTAGAGCACCCAGATCACGAACGTCCAGACCTCCTTCGTGTCCCAGCCCCAGTAGCGGCTCCAGGCGCGCTCGGCCCAGATCGCACCCGCGATGAGCGTGAAGGTCCAGAACACGAAGCCGATGATCGCGAGGCGGTAGGCCAGATCCTCGAGCCGCACCGCCCCGGGCAGGCTGCCCATGAAGGCGAATCCGCCGGGCTCCCCCGCGGCGACGCGGCTGTCGCGACGGGTTTGCAGCAGCTGCAGGATCGAGAGCCCGAACGACAGCGTGAGGAACGCGACGGCCAGCACGGCGACGAGGATGTGGATCACCAGCCAGTACGAGTCGAGCGCGGGCTGCAGGGGCACGATCTCGACGTAGTAGTTGATCTTGGTGATGCCGAGGAACAGCACCGTCATGCCCGTGATGAGCGTGCCGAGGAAGCGCAGGTCGACGAAGAACTGCACCAGCAGGAAGACGAGCACGATCGCGCACGTCGCCGTCAGCGCGAACTCGTACATGTTGGCCCACGGCACGCGCTCGGCGGCGATGCCGCGCAGCACGGTGGCGCCGAGGTGCAGCAGGAAGGCGAGCACGGTGAGCGAGAAGCCGATGCGCAGCGAGCGGGAGCGGGGCTGCTTCGTCGCGGTGCGGGCGGCGGACGCGGTGCGGGTGAGCGTCGCGACGCCGCCGGCCCCCGCTGCCGCCTGCCGCGCATCGCCGCGCACCGCCTGCTGCGAGGCGTCGCCGCTGCGGTTGGCGAGGTCGACCGCGTAGAAGACGAACGCGATCGAGTACACGATCATTGCGGAATACAGCGCGATCGTCGAGTAGTGTTCCAGCTCACTCAGCACAGTGCATCAGGGTACCCTGCGTGCCTGGGAACTCACGGGCGCCGGCCCCGGCCCCCGCCCGACCGGCCGGGCTCAGTCGCGCTCCGTCACCTCGACCGTGAAGGTGAGCGGCTGGATGCCGCCCTGCTCGTTCGTCATGGTGACCTCGGTCGAACCGGGCGAGAGCGCGGTGACGCCCGGATTGAACTCGGCGCTGTCGCCCACGCGGCCGGGGGTGAACTCGGCGATCCCGGGATCGGCGACCTCGCCCGCGTAGCTGTCGACCGCGAGGCTGTCGGTGTTGATGTTGAGCACCTGGCCGACCACGAGCTCGACGCGCGCGCCCTGCAGGTCGTTCGCGCTCATCGTGACGGGCGCGATCGTGTCCTTGCCGATCGGCTCGGAGGCGGTGCCGCCGCCCGAGTCGTCGGCGGTCTCGGCGCTCCCGCCGCAGCCGGCGAGCGTCAGTGCCAGCAGGGCGGCGGCTCCGAGAGCGGCCCAGTTCTTCGTTCTCATGGCATCAGTGTGGCATCTCCGCAGCGCGCCCCCAAGCGGCCTCGGCGACTTCGCAGCATCGGGGGCGAGACGCACCGGCCGGCGTCCGGGCCACCGACCCCGGCGGCGGTTCCCCGCATCGAGTCCGAGCGCCGCCGATCCGCAGCTTCCCCGCACATCGAATCATGGTTAACATTGGACACTATCCAAGAGTTGTCCGGAGATCACCTCCCGGACCCGCGCACGACAGGGGAGCACCATGAGCATCACCGGCACCGGCATCGACACCGCCGAATCGACGGCCGACGGCCCACGACCCGGCGGCTGCCCCGTCGCGCACGCGGGCGGCACGAGCGCGGCGAGCACCTCCGGAGCCGCTGCGGGAGCCACCGCGAGCACTCCCCCCGCCGACGACGGCTACTTCGGCCCGGGCAGCGTCAGCTGGCGGCTCTTCTCCGACCCCAGTTCGAAGCTCGGCGGCGTCGCCGCGCTGCTGCTCCAGTCGCTCAACCCGATGATGATGCGCGTGTTCGACGGGACGAGCGGGTACGCCTCGGACGCGGAGGGCCGCGCCGAGCGCACCGGCAGGTACATCGACACGACCGTCTTCGGCGATCGGGCCCACGCCGACGCGGCGGGCGAAGCGGTGCAGCGGCTGCACGCGGCGAGCGTCTGGACCGACCCGCGCACCGGCGAGGAGCTGCGCGCAGACACCCAGGAGTGGCTCGCCTGGACCCACAACGCGATCGTCTACGGCGTGCTGCGCGCCTCCGACGCCTTCGGTCCGACGCTCACCGTGGCCGAGCAGGATCGATTCGTGGTCGAGCAGCACGAGGCGGCTCGCATCGTCGGCATCACCGACGCATCGCTGCTGCCGGGCAGCCGTTTCGAGCTCGACCGCTACATCGACGACAACCGCGGGTGGATGGCGCTCACGCTGCCCGCCGCCGAGCTCTCCCGAGAGCTGCGCGCACCCGCGCTCCGCGGAAACCCGGTCAAGGTGTGGGCCGCGGTCAACATCCAGGACGGCATCCTCTCCCTGCTGCCCGACTGGGCGCGGCTGCTGTTCGGCGTCGAGGGACGCCCCATGAGCCTGCGCGCCGCCGCGCGCGTGACGCGGCGGCTCACCGCCGCAGCCCGCGCGGGGCGCTCGAGCGAGGACCTGATCTCCGAGGTGGCCGAGCGCGTGCAGACCCACCCCTATCGCAAGGTGCGCCGGCGCTGATCCCCCGCTCCGGGCCCGCACCCCCCTGGTCGACTTATCGGCATCGCCCCGCGACGACCGTGAGCCCCGCGAGAACGGCGGCGCCGCAGCCGCAGTCCGCGCACGGGGCGCCGGGCCCGCGCACCCGCATCGCCATACACTGAGACCATGCAAATCGAGACACCGTCCAAACCCGGCATCTGGCGCGAGAGCGCGACGCTGTTCGCCCTGGGGTGGGGTCTCGTGCGCTCGGGCGGGACGCGGCTGCTCGGGCTGATCCTCGTCTCCCAGCTCGTCATCCTGGGAATCGCGCTGCCCGTGATCGGGTGGCTGTTCCGCGAGGCACTGCGCGCGAGCGGCATGACGGGCCTCGATCTGGGCGCCCTCGCGCCCGGCCGGGGGCTCCCGCTCACGATCGGGCTGATCGCGGTGATCATCGCCCTCGCGTTCTGGCTGATCTCGCTGCAGTTCACCGCTCTCGTGGTGCTGCTGCAGTGGCCCGGCATCGGCTGGCGGGGCTTCGCGGCCGAACTCGGCCGGGTCGCGCGCAAGCTGCTGCGACCGAGCTCCCTCCCGCTGCTCTGCTACCTGTTCCTGCTGCTGCCCCTCACAGGCTTCGGCTTCACCTCGACCTTCACCCGGGGCATCGCGATCCCCTCGTTCGTCTCGGGCGAGCTGCTCAAGAGCGCGTCGAGCGCGGTCGCGCTCGGAGCCTTCCTGCTGGTGCTCGCGGTGCTCAACGTGCGCCTCTCGCTCACCGTGCCCGTCTTCGTGCTGACCGACGGCGGGCGGGCGTCGCGGTGCAGTTGGCGCCTCACCCGCGGCGTTCGGAGCTGGCTGCCGCTCGTGCTGGCGGTCGCCGCCGTGATGCTGCTCGCCGGGCTCGCGGCGCTCGCGCTGACCGTGGCCGCCGTCGTGCCGACCGCGCTGACCGACGAGCTCGCACCCGGCGCCTCACCGTTCGTCGCGGCCTACTCGCTCGGGGCGGCGCAGGTGATCGGCTTCCTGCTCAGCGGCCTGGCGACGGCGTTCGTCGCGTCGATCCTGATCATGAGCGTGCGGCGGCGAGCCGATCGGCTCGCGCCGGGCGTAACGCTCGTGGATCGGACGCGGCCCGCCCCCTCCCCCGAGGGCCGGCCCGCGCGTCGATCGCGGCGCCCGGCGCTGCTCGCCGGCGCGATCGCCCTCGTCACCGCGCTCGGTCTCGGCACGGTGGCCGTCGACACCATGCAGCGGCTCTCCGACGCCCCCGAGACCCTCGTGCTCGCGCACCGCGGCTTCTCGGACGGCGGCGTGGAGAACACCCTCGGCGGGCTCGATGCCGCGCACGCCGCGGGCGCCGACCTCGTCGAGATGGACGTCATGCAGACGGCCGACGGCGAGTTCGTCGCGATGCACGACGCGACCCTCGGCCGTCTCGCCGGGCGGCCCGACGCCGTGAAGGATCTCACCCTCGCCGAGCTGACCGCGATCACCGTGCACGATCAGCACGGGCACGAGGATCTCATTCCGAGCTTCGCCGACTACGTGACGCGTGCGCAGCAGCTCGGCATGCCGCTGCTCATCGAGATCAAGCTCGGCGGCGCCGACACCCCCGACCACGTCGAACGGCTGGTGGCCGAGCTCGAGGCGCTCGACGCGCTCGAGAGCAACATCTACCACTCGCTCGACGCCCCGAGCGTGGCCCGCCTGAAGCAGCTGCGCCCCGACCTCACGGTCGGCTACACGATGGCGTTCGCCGCTGTCGCGGCGCCCGACACCCCGGCCGACTTCATCGTGCCCGAGGAGTGGAGCGCGACCGAGCAGCTGCAGCGGTCGGCTGCCGAGTCGGGCCTCGGCT
The genomic region above belongs to Leucobacter muris and contains:
- the ccsB gene encoding c-type cytochrome biogenesis protein CcsB; amino-acid sequence: MIVYSIAFVFYAVDLANRSGDASQQAVRGDARQAAAGAGGVATLTRTASAARTATKQPRSRSLRIGFSLTVLAFLLHLGATVLRGIAAERVPWANMYEFALTATCAIVLVFLLVQFFVDLRFLGTLITGMTVLFLGITKINYYVEIVPLQPALDSYWLVIHILVAVLAVAFLTLSFGLSILQLLQTRRDSRVAAGEPGGFAFMGSLPGAVRLEDLAYRLAIIGFVFWTFTLIAGAIWAERAWSRYWGWDTKEVWTFVIWVLYAGFIHARATRGWRGTRSAWLNVIAYAAVIFNFTIVNVFFKGLHAYSGL
- a CDS encoding glycerophosphodiester phosphodiesterase family protein, with translation MQIETPSKPGIWRESATLFALGWGLVRSGGTRLLGLILVSQLVILGIALPVIGWLFREALRASGMTGLDLGALAPGRGLPLTIGLIAVIIALAFWLISLQFTALVVLLQWPGIGWRGFAAELGRVARKLLRPSSLPLLCYLFLLLPLTGFGFTSTFTRGIAIPSFVSGELLKSASSAVALGAFLLVLAVLNVRLSLTVPVFVLTDGGRASRCSWRLTRGVRSWLPLVLAVAAVMLLAGLAALALTVAAVVPTALTDELAPGASPFVAAYSLGAAQVIGFLLSGLATAFVASILIMSVRRRADRLAPGVTLVDRTRPAPSPEGRPARRSRRPALLAGAIALVTALGLGTVAVDTMQRLSDAPETLVLAHRGFSDGGVENTLGGLDAAHAAGADLVEMDVMQTADGEFVAMHDATLGRLAGRPDAVKDLTLAELTAITVHDQHGHEDLIPSFADYVTRAQQLGMPLLIEIKLGGADTPDHVERLVAELEALDALESNIYHSLDAPSVARLKQLRPDLTVGYTMAFAAVAAPDTPADFIVPEEWSATEQLQRSAAESGLGFMVWTLNDEAGMREQLRRSADGIITDHPDRVLALRAEMQQETGLADVLVDAVTRFVKVV
- a CDS encoding glycosyltransferase family protein; this translates as MAQHADSGEGAASAEQAGSAAAREAASHRPAHAAGSARPPAALVILSSVKWNFAWQRHHSLARAAAASGTAVVFVEPQLRDARQVVARLRRGSGAAPPTQQVPEGVRILRWSPVDLLPGATLRRIRRLLGSAAADETMVLQYVPSRRGLALARRLGRGRHVYDRVLDWSRVPANWFPPRGWRRVENALEREARLVTDSAAMQRKWAERGLDSILVLPAADDEFTRHPWSSPRADAPIGYFGTVQEGIIDLPAVAAVARAHPVEVVGEVDEASRAVLRDAGAILAAPVPVAELPPIIDRWSAILLPYRVGDRRETLVPAKIWNSLASRRPVLTLGLALPDGIAQHTVPLDDAASVAEAAIAAIERGGDAAPQRVPTWADAWRRIVEFASPIA
- a CDS encoding acyltransferase family protein; translated protein: MGAFAVQQQTAVRPGAKAGYMHEIDGVRGIALTLVMLFHVFGNGRVSGGVDVFLVLSAYFLTRKLLGYFDRPEPGGGRKRPAAWLRKHFIGVSTRLIPSSVIVLSAVLIGTWLWVPATRYLQTFREVFASALYYENWELISSQLSYGAAGPDSSPVQHFWSLAVQGQFFLVWPFLALALYAAFGRRRGAGAGDARAAGAGGFSFRAVFLATTVVLTVVSFVWALILVDADQTVAYFNTFSRFWELGAGALIAFIPAAFCARSWVREGGIWVGLGMILVCGFIFDGAREFPGVPALWPVGASLLVLFGATRGAPDGWAARALSVGPVKFLARITYQLYLWHWPVLVFTMRARDETSVGWDVAIFVAAVSFVLSILTERLVSSVSRRSLQEWSWPRAAAVPLVPLMLLSTVTVGWAQAVNQQRKADLAAAAQLSPEQVGAGALAGPHPAVRVDPEARFLPTPTSAFIDLAPIYHEGCIQSHRDEPGAGEVLVCDVDDFGAERTVVLTGGSFSVQWYPALRSIAEQHHWRLIVIEKDGCRLTTEQTGDTCSDWNGDVIRTIASYDPDLVFTLGSVVSFEADTPEEIPTGMVEQVEKLGELGIEVVGIRGTPKFPFDVPECLVEHGGDPEACSLPRSQKLASDFFETLAADLPANLSILDLSDALCGPAVCEPIVGNVLVYRDDGHMTSTYARTTEPALLEALREAEPQLFSTQPATS
- a CDS encoding VanZ family protein, with the translated sequence MSGDGADAPPLAVSGAAPPATRSAVAPRRPAVTARVWAGILGLLAGATLVTAVTLNPAPVDRGHRALVREALALLHGLGVPERFGYAELEFTANIVMFVPLGFFAALLLPLGRAWLAALLGAGFSAAVEIAQFALLPERFASVLDVVANTTGAGVGVGLAVLLRVCVAARDRRLLREAGIPEAAPPPPSAPSHSN
- a CDS encoding oxygenase MpaB family protein, with protein sequence MSITGTGIDTAESTADGPRPGGCPVAHAGGTSAASTSGAAAGATASTPPADDGYFGPGSVSWRLFSDPSSKLGGVAALLLQSLNPMMMRVFDGTSGYASDAEGRAERTGRYIDTTVFGDRAHADAAGEAVQRLHAASVWTDPRTGEELRADTQEWLAWTHNAIVYGVLRASDAFGPTLTVAEQDRFVVEQHEAARIVGITDASLLPGSRFELDRYIDDNRGWMALTLPAAELSRELRAPALRGNPVKVWAAVNIQDGILSLLPDWARLLFGVEGRPMSLRAAARVTRRLTAAARAGRSSEDLISEVAERVQTHPYRKVRRR
- the hemQ gene encoding hydrogen peroxide-dependent heme synthase; protein product: MNSSPLHAVPDRSTAIDVDFENSAEDPAFTLFAVFRVSSSHPVTIDGRDVPDAVQELEGVVEVIEEEGVALRGWYDVSGMRSDADLMVWLHGTAAEDLQWALRELRRSTLLSPLIRTWSAVGVHRDAEFNRGHLPGFVRGVPAQQWLAVYPFVRSPEWYLLPPEDRRTMLAEHGRAGAQHAGVVSNTVSAFALGDYEWLLPMEADDLTELVDMMRDLRGVDARNYVHLETPFYTGRRIETVEIVEVLQ